Proteins found in one Acipenser ruthenus chromosome 18, fAciRut3.2 maternal haplotype, whole genome shotgun sequence genomic segment:
- the LOC117411347 gene encoding MAP3K12-binding inhibitory protein 1-like: MADSVETCREEQDKASENATNIDNEDSNICPRNALCVILNSLTQFSSKLNLGADVLKIDADPSKIQSLSTLQPEDLYSSLQQHIFNLQSVSEKLKFMVKDNTGTTSQVKSAPEKTVGTSGKLNTDKGLADNSQLNGRIKAGQEESKHHIDDRIVQIKAGNSEIGRRIAAFIERKQGEINENNVREFCNVINCNQENSCARTDAVFTPYPGFRSHVKVTRVINTYGPQTRPDRGGEPCVKPSSVPIDCGSPAIEERLQNIEAHLKLTTGGPVPLNIYQRLKILEDRILELEGLSPEYFQSNSFLHKRQKAQPPQTYTLTELDGKINALKATLLKKVNESLPMETDELPL; the protein is encoded by the exons ATGGCTGACTCCGTCGAGACGTGCAGAGAGGAGCAGGATAAAGCGAGTGAAAATGCAACAAATATTGATAATGAAGACAGCAACATATGTCCAAGAAACGCTCTGTGTGTAATTCTCAACTCACTGACACAGTTTAGTTCAAAG CTAAATTTAGGAGCTGATGTGCTGAAAATTGATGCCGATCCAAGTAAGATCCAGAGCCTGTCGACCCTTCAACCAGAAGATTTATACAGCTCGCTGCAGCAGCACATCTTTAATTTACAG tcTGTTTCAGAAAAACTCAAGTTTATGGTGAAAGATAACACTGGAACGACATCTCAAGTAAAATCTGCACCAGAAAAAACGGTTGGCACCAGTGGCAAGTTAAACACAGATAAAGGTCTTGCAGATAACTCACAGTTAAATGGGAGGATTAAAGCAGGTCAGGAGGAGTCCAAGCACCATATTGATGACCGTATAGTCCAGATCAAGGCTGGAAATTCAGAA ATTGGTAGAAGGATAGCGGCGTTCATTGAAAGAAAGCAGGGAGAGATCAATGAAAATAATGTCAGAGAATTCTGCAATGTTATAAACTGTAATCAAG AAAACAGCTGTGCCAGAACCGATGCTGTGTTCACTCCCTACCCTGGATTCAGAAGCCATGTCAAAG tgaccaGAGTCATAAACACATACGGGCCTCAGACCAGACCAGACAGAGGGGGGGAACCTTGTGTGAAACCCAGCTCAGTCCCCATAGACTGTGGGAGTCCAGCTATTGAGGAAAGGCTTCAAAACATAGAAGCTCATTTAAAGTTAACAACAG GTGGACCAGTCCCTTTAAACATTTATCAGAGGCTTAAAATTCTGGAGGATAGAATTCTGGAGCTAGAAGGACTTTCTCCAGAATATTTTCAGTCTAAT AGCTTTTTACATAAAAGACAGAAGGCTCAGCCACCTCAg ACCTACACCCTGACAGAGCTGGATGGGAAGATTAATGCGCTCAAGGCAACGCTATTGAAGAAAGTAAATGAGTCTCTGCCCATGGAGACTGACGAGCTCCCCTTGTGA